The genomic interval CTCACTAGACAGTTCCTGGAGTCCATTGAATCCCACCGAGCCGACCTTCAATAACATTCAGGAGCAGTTCCGCAGCGCCTTTCCTGAATTGCGGGCAGCGTACGGGCTTCTGGCGGCGGATGCCGTCTTCAGCCACGACGGACAACCCAGCCAGTACGCTCTGATAGAGCAGTTGTTCGCGGTCTACATCGAGGTCCTGCTCGCCCTGCCGGAAAGTCCCTTGCGGGACGCGGCCCTGCATAAGAGCTTCGTCTTTGTCGAAAAAATGTTGGCTGCTCCGGACAAGGAAGTCGTGGGCCTGGCACAGATCGGCTTGATCGAGGGTCGGGAACAGTGGTGGTTTCAGCGCGCATTGCCCTTCGTGGGGCCGTTGTGGCGCGTCCACGCCTCCCGAATGGGTGAACCCTGCTGGCAAGCCGCCGTGGCGGCGGGTGCGACGGCAGCACCGGCACCCGAGCGCACCATCGACGACCTGTTCGGCGTGCGCCAGGCTATCGCCGGGCAGTTGGCCCCGGAAGGCATCATCCTAAGCGAGGTTCCCGGAACGACCGTCGGTTGAGCAGACGCCTACTCCCCCGTCGTGAACACGGCGAGCGCCGCCGCCCCCAGCGCCCCCACCGTACCCGTCACGAGTGGTCCGTCCTGCCCCGCCAGAAAGGCGCGAATGACCAGGCCCAGGCCCAGCACGCTCGCGCCCAGGGTCAGCAACAGCATGGCCGGAAGCGGCACGGCGGAGGCCGCCCGGCTGGAGACGCGCAGGCCCCAGCCATAGCCCGACGCGATCAGCAGCCCCGCTCCTAGCCAGCCCATACGTGCAGCATACCGGCTGACGCCCGAACTTCCCCTGACGCTAGAATCCGCCCATGCGTCCCGCCTACCTGACCGCTGCCCGCAACCTGCAACTGGGCCGCGAGTGGGCCGTGGAGGGCGACCAGGAACGGGCGCTCGATGCCTACGAGGAGGCGCTGTCCATCCTGCGCGCCCTGCCGCCCGAGCGGACCCGCGACGTGCTGCTGGCCCACACCCACCTCGCCTTTTACCAGACGCTCGCCTTGATGGAGGCCGCCGAGGGGCAGGAGCATCTGCACCTGGGCGTCAGCTACGCCCGCTCGACCCGCGACCCCCTGGCCCGCGCGATTGCCGAGGAATGTCTCAGCGGGCTGGACGCGGTGTTGTAGGGAGCGGCCAGCAGCCAGCTTCCAGCGACCAGCAAGAGAAAAGCCCCCGCGTCAGGCAGGGGCTTTGTTGGGCTGGCGGCTGGTCGCTGAAAGCTGGTCGCTGCTTACTGCCCGCCGGGCAACTGAAGCTGGGCGACGGTGCGGCCCTGCGCCTTGTCGTAGGCACACTGGGCACCGAGCTGGCCCAGCACGGCCGTCTGGCCCTGGACGCTGATGTTGGCCGGGGCGGTGAGCGCCCAGCCGCCGCCGGGGATGGTCTGGATGCTGTTCACCAGGTCGCGGGGCGCGGGGGCGAGTTCGGCGTGCAGGTTCTGGCCCTGCTGAAGCTGCCCGCCCTGCTGGAGGACGCCCCTGAGCTGGTCCAGTTCAGGCGAGCGGTGCAGGCCTTCCTTGCACTCTTCCAGAAAGCGGAACTTGCTGATGCCGTTGGCGTTCCGGTCGCTGTAGTAGGGGTTGTGGCGCACGGTCAGGGCCGTCACGAAGCCCAGCAGCAGCAGGCTGAGCAGGATGGCGACCCACAGCAGGGTGCGGCCCAGGTTGCCGTGACGTCGGGGAGAGGTCAACTCGCTCATGTCGGCCCCAGCATAGCGGACGGGGGGCGGCGGGTGTTCTACCAGGCCGGCGCGGCCTGCTTGACCCCGCCCAGGCCCACGCGGGCCAGCGCCTCCCGCACCGTTTCCCCCGTCACCGGGTGCGCCCGCTCCGGTTCGAGGTCCGCGAGGGGGGCCAGCACAAAGGCCCGCTCCCAGGCGCGGGGGTGCGGGAGGGTCAGGCCAGGTAAGTCCTGCACCAGCTCCCCGTACAGCAGCAGGTCGAGGTCCAGCGTGCGGGCCTCCCAGCGTTCGCGGCGCAAGCGTCCGGCGCGAGCCTCGATGCCGTGCAGGGCGGCCAGCAGGTCGGCGGGGGCCAAGGCCGTTTGCAAGCGCACGGCGGCATTCAGGTAGTCGGGCTGGCCGGGGGGGCCGCCCACGGGGGAGGTGCGGTACAGGGCGCTCACTCCGGTCAACGTGCCCAGCGCGGCGAGTTCCTCGCGGGCCTGGCGCAGCGCCGCCAGCGGCTCCCCCAGATTCGCCCCCAGCGCGATCAGGGCCGTCCCGCTCACCGCTCCTGCCTTCCCGCCTGCTCCAGGGTCAGCTCCGCGAACACGTCCCGGAACACGCCCGGCAGGGGCGCAAAAGGCTTGTGAACCCGCACGGTCACGGCCTCCAGGCGCGGGTGGTCGCGCAGCAGGCGGCGGGCGATGCGGTCGGCCAGCACCTCGATCAGCTGGTGACGTTCGCCCGTCACCTCCTCGTGGATGGCTTCATAGGCGGCAGCGTAGTTCACGGCGGCCCCCAGCTCGTCGGGGATTCCCGCAAAGGCCCAGTGCAGCTCGGCATCGATCACAAAGCGCGCACCCAGGGCCGCCTCCGTCTCATACACGCCGTGCCGCGCGTGAAACTCCAGCCCATTCAGAACGACACGACTCATGACGGGGATTCTAGCGGGCGGGGCGGAAGGCCGGGTCAGCCAGCGCGGCTTCCACCCGCAGCGCCTGCACATGTGCCCCCGCCGCGTGCGCCCGCACCAGGGCCGCCCCCTGCCGCGCGGCGTGCAGGTGCAGGGCCAGGCTGCCGGGGTCGCGGTCGGCCGCGCGCGGAACCCCGGCCAGCGTGTCGATCAGGCGCTTGCGGCTCGCCCCGACCAGCACCGGGAACGGCCCGGCGGTCAGGTCGGGCAATGCCCGCAGCAGGGCCAGGTTATGCGCGGGCGTCTTCCCGAAGCCCAGGCCGGGGTCCAGCAGCACGGAGGGCACCCCCGCCGCCCGCACCGCCGCCGCCTGTTCCCGCAGAAAACGGTGGACCTCGCTCACCACGTCGCCGTAGTGGGGGGCCAGTTGCATGGTGCGCGGCTCGCCCTGCATGTGCATGATGCAGGCAGGTGCTCCCGCCGCGGCGCAGACACGGACCATCTCGGGGTCGCGCAGGCCGCTCACATCGTTGATCAGGTGGGCACCCGCCGCGAGGGCCGCCGCCGCCACCTCAGGCTTCAGGGTGTCCACGCTCAGCAGCACCCCCTCCCCAGCCAGTGCCCGCAACACGGGCCGCACCCGGTCGATTTCCTGCTCGGCGGGCACCGGCCCGGCACCGGGGCGGGTGCTCTCGCCGCCCACGTCGATGAACAGAGTCCCCGCGTCCCGCATGGCCCGTGCCTGGGCCACGGCTGTCTCCAGCGAGGCATGTTGGCCGCCATCGCTGAAGCTGTCCGGCGTCACGTTCAGCACGCCCATCACGGCGCAGCCCGCCCAGGCCACCTGCCAGCCGTCCGGCGTCCGCTCTCCCCCTGGCACCGAAAAGCCGAAGGTGAGGTGGTGCACCCGGTGCATCCACGGCTCAGGTGGCCGGCTCGTCCCCCTCACCCCCCTTCGCGGGGCGGGGCATCAGGGCGAAACTCACCAGCACGCGCTGCCGCTCGGGAAAGGCGTCCACGTAGGCGGGCATCCGCCGCCCCGACCGGAAGGGCACATAGCTCTCCTGCGCGAGCGGGATGTGGGTCGCCAGCGCCACGGCCACCGGGTGCTCGTCGGGAATCAGGGTGCCGGGGCGCAGGCTGTACTTCACGCCCGGCGCGCCGCCGCTGGCCCGCACCGTCAGGGCCTTGCCCGAGGTCCGTTCCTCCTCGCCAGGGTCGGTCTCCAGGCGGCTCACGGCACAGACGGCATACAGCACGGGCGCGGTGGTGCGTTCCGCCAGGGCATACAGCGCCGAGCTGGCACTCACGTCCGCCCGGCGGGTCAGCTCCGCCAGCGCTCGCCCACTCGGCCCGAAGCGCGCGAGCAGTTCGTCTATCAGCGCCTCCGGCATCAGGATGGCCGCGGCCCCCACGTTGCAGAGCGTCTCGATCACCTGTTCCAGCCGCTCGCCCTCGTACGCATCGTGCAGGTCGCTCAGCAGGTCGTCGTCGCCCAGCAGCAGCGCGTGGCTGATCTCGTGGGCCAGGGTGAAGCGCTGACGCTCCGGACGAACACGGCTGTTGATCAGCACCACGCGGTGTTCCGGGTCATACGCACCGTCGCGGTCCCCCATCGGCATGAAGGTCAGCTTGGCGTCCAGCCCGCTCA from Deinococcus carri carries:
- the folK gene encoding 2-amino-4-hydroxy-6-hydroxymethyldihydropteridine diphosphokinase; the protein is MSGTALIALGANLGEPLAALRQAREELAALGTLTGVSALYRTSPVGGPPGQPDYLNAAVRLQTALAPADLLAALHGIEARAGRLRRERWEARTLDLDLLLYGELVQDLPGLTLPHPRAWERAFVLAPLADLEPERAHPVTGETVREALARVGLGGVKQAAPAW
- the folB gene encoding dihydroneopterin aldolase; translated protein: MSRVVLNGLEFHARHGVYETEAALGARFVIDAELHWAFAGIPDELGAAVNYAAAYEAIHEEVTGERHQLIEVLADRIARRLLRDHPRLEAVTVRVHKPFAPLPGVFRDVFAELTLEQAGRQER
- the folP gene encoding dihydropteroate synthase, with amino-acid sequence MHRVHHLTFGFSVPGGERTPDGWQVAWAGCAVMGVLNVTPDSFSDGGQHASLETAVAQARAMRDAGTLFIDVGGESTRPGAGPVPAEQEIDRVRPVLRALAGEGVLLSVDTLKPEVAAAALAAGAHLINDVSGLRDPEMVRVCAAAGAPACIMHMQGEPRTMQLAPHYGDVVSEVHRFLREQAAAVRAAGVPSVLLDPGLGFGKTPAHNLALLRALPDLTAGPFPVLVGASRKRLIDTLAGVPRAADRDPGSLALHLHAARQGAALVRAHAAGAHVQALRVEAALADPAFRPAR
- a CDS encoding ImmA/IrrE family metallo-endopeptidase: MRELAAAYAQRLPGLDTHSLMSGLDAKLTFMPMGDRDGAYDPEHRVVLINSRVRPERQRFTLAHEISHALLLGDDDLLSDLHDAYEGERLEQVIETLCNVGAAAILMPEALIDELLARFGPSGRALAELTRRADVSASSALYALAERTTAPVLYAVCAVSRLETDPGEEERTSGKALTVRASGGAPGVKYSLRPGTLIPDEHPVAVALATHIPLAQESYVPFRSGRRMPAYVDAFPERQRVLVSFALMPRPAKGGEGDEPAT